The following are from one region of the bacterium genome:
- a CDS encoding sigma-70 family RNA polymerase sigma factor, which yields MENRPDLTRLLVAARDGRPDDRDELYAAVYGELRRIARGQRRRHAADATLHTTALVHESYLRLIDQTAVLAGDRLRFFATAARAMRHILVDRYRARRAAKRGGDRQQADLDPDELQADVQGALLLDLDEGLHRLAATDERLARVVELRFFVGLKDAEIGELIGVSDRTVRTDWTRAKAWLADFLAEPAAGASAAGDDGDD from the coding sequence ATGGAGAACCGGCCGGACCTGACCCGACTGCTCGTCGCCGCCCGCGACGGGCGCCCCGACGACCGCGACGAACTGTACGCGGCCGTCTACGGCGAGCTGCGCCGCATCGCGCGCGGCCAGCGCCGGCGCCACGCGGCCGACGCCACCCTGCACACGACCGCCCTGGTGCACGAGTCGTACCTGCGGCTCATCGACCAGACGGCCGTCCTGGCCGGCGATCGGCTGCGCTTCTTCGCCACCGCGGCCCGGGCCATGCGGCACATCCTGGTCGACCGCTATCGGGCGCGCCGGGCGGCCAAGCGGGGTGGCGATCGGCAGCAGGCCGACCTCGATCCGGACGAACTCCAGGCCGACGTCCAGGGCGCCCTGCTGCTCGACCTGGACGAGGGACTGCACCGGCTCGCCGCCACGGACGAGCGCCTGGCGCGGGTGGTCGAGCTGCGCTTCTTCGTGGGCCTGAAGGACGCGGAGATCGGCGAGCTGATCGGCGTGAGCGACCGCACCGTGCGCACCGACTGGACGCGGGCCAAGGCCTGGCTGGCCGATTTCCTGGCGGAACCGGCGGCCGGGGCGTCGGCGGCGGGAGACGACGGCGATGACTAG